The window GCAGGCAGACCCGGCCCAGGCCAGGGCCTTCCAAGGCCCCAGGCGGCCAGCTGGGCCCTGCCAGGgtgggggccgggcccggggcccggggcccctcCGGCTCCCTCCCTGCGACTCGCCATGGAGACCGTGTGGCTGGTGACGAGCAGCTTTATGTGTCTTAGGATCTGTGCCATAAAACCCAAGTGCCCCGCAGAGACGGATGGCGCGGCATCCCGGAGGCGGGGCGAGCGACGGGCGGGTTTACAGGGTGCTTCCTGGAATACTCTAATTCACAGGAGCCCCCCGGCGCGGCTGCCCAGACCGCGGGCCACGGACCCCCCCGCGCCGGCTGGGCCAGCTCGCGCGCGCTCCCCTGGGGCCGCGTGCCCACGCCGGGGCCCCGCGCGCGTGGAGGCCCATCTCGCCCTGCAGGGCCTTCCTGGCAGATGCCGCCACCGTGCCCCGAACCGTGCTGGGACGTTCCACCAGGGGGACGGTCGGGAGACGCCGGCCCGGGGATGCTGCGTCTACCCTGCGTGGCCGGGGTGAGGGGCTGGCCCCGGGGTGCCGTCCAGCCTGGTCCAGCGCCTACCACgccccaccctcccccgccctgcggccccccaccccacccaccacggccccgccacgccccccccccccccccgcgcccgcggGCCGCGTTCTGCCCGGTGAGGCCGGCCACCGGCCCTCGGCGGCCCGGATCCCCCGCCACGGCCCCCGGCGGCGGCAGAGCCCCGGAAGGGCGCCCGCGTGGGCCCCGTGGGGGGGCCGCCTTCCGGAGgggcccgccgcccggccccggcaGGCAGACGACCGGAGGGCTGTTCCGTGTGTGCGGAGACGGGGCGTAATTGGAAAGTTATTAGATGTGGAATACACACGGCACCCAGCAAATGAGTAATCAGGGACTAATTAAGCGCGCGCGCACGGAGACCACGCGGGCGGCGGGGACAGCTGTGCGGGGATCGGGCCACGCGGAGGCGGCCACGGGGGCAGCGGGAGCCCGAGTGGACGCCGGGCTGGGTCTGGGCGGAGACGACGCGCGTCCGGCCAGGATGGCGGGCGGTGCCCGGCCTGGGCCAGGGCCCCCGAGCGGGGCCGAGCGGGGCCGGACGTGCCCTCCACCCCGTCCGGGCCGCGGGCGCTGCCCCGTGCGGGCGGGGCCGGACCGGGAGGCTCCAAGGCCCCAAGGCAGCCCCTGGTTGTGTCTGAGGAGTAGCCAGGGGGTTCCtcaccccagggagggctccGGCTCTCATGGGGGGCAAACCAGGGCCCCTGGGGGTCCTCAAAGCCCAGGCTGTGGTGGGGTTCAGGGTTTGCCCTCTTAGGCTTTTGCTACTAAGACACAAGCGAGAGACTGAGCGGCAACGACCCGCAGTGACGccgtcctggggcctggagtccATCCCGTGTGCGTCACAGCCCTCCGCCACGCCTGTCCCGTGTGCGTCACAGCCCACCGCCACGCCCGTCCCGTGTGATGTCACAGCCCGGCCACACAGTGACATCACATCCTCCCGGGCGACACCCCGACTCCCTGGCTCGCCTACcctcgtgtgtgcacacacgggaGCGTGCGCGACCGTGCActtgacctgtgtgtgtgtgcgcgtgtgcgtctTGTGGGTGCTCGCACGCTCGCTGACGTCGCGGGCAGCGTGCACGCGCGTGTCCACGCCTGCGGCTCGCCTTGCGTGCCGTGTGTACTGCGCTCCGTGGGGGAGGGGCTTCGTGCTCCGCCCCACCCCCCGCTGCCTCGGCGCTcatcccgtcccccccccccgacccccctccAGTTCCCCAGCAGGGGGGCCCCACACTTAGCATCCAGGCCCCATCACCGCGGCTCAGAGACACGCAGCTACCTGGAAAATGCCACACAGCCCGCAGACGGACAGCGGCAGGACGAGGCCCGGGCGCGGTCCTGGGCGGGGCTCTGTcagcgggcggggggaggggggtctcctCGCGACCCCGGGCCGTGGGTGTGACATAATGACTGCGGAAGGCACCCCGCACCCCCCGGGGCAGTCAGTTTATCAAGTGCTGACAGCGCATTAGCCGAGTGATCACTAGACTATTAATTTCTCTCCCAGCCCTTGCCGGGGGTGTAACGGTGAAAAATGGCAGCTGAGCCGCAGGGACATTCTTCAGggtgacaaaaagtaaaaatagctcTAATTGAAGTTGATAGAAATTACACCCTTTAAAAACACGTCGGGAGccacgggcgggcgggcgggcgggcggcgaggggCACGGACGCGGGGCACGGCTCCCGTCGCTGGCGGAGACGCGGGCTGACGTCAGGGCCGGGCACCCGCCTCCCGGGCACCGTCGGGGCCGAGCGCCAGTGTTCACCTCGTCCTCCCAGCGGCCAGCACCGCCACCGTGCTCCCGGGGGACACCCGGGCCGGGGGGCCACGCGACCCCGGTGTGGTCATCCACACAGCCCACCCGACGGCCACCCCTGGCCCCAGGCGTGAGGAaggtgcacagacagacagacagacagaggagggCATCCGCTGTCCTGGGTACACACGCGAGGAGGAAGGCGTGCGAGGTGAGAGTGCACACGTGCGGCTGTGCCGCTGTCATCTCAAGGTCGTGCCAGAATCTAGCCCAAGGCCGGTGGTGCACACCGGCAATCGCAGCACTCGGGAGCCGGCCTGGGCGGCGAGGCCAGACCCTGCCCCAGACGACACAAGAGGAAGCTGGAACCTCTACGACGCCTCAGCAACAGGGCTGTTTAACACGGGCCTGGCAGGTGCTCGACCCTGGAATCCTCTCCTGAGGCTGGGCCCAGCCTGTGTCCCTCACCCAGGGACAGGGGGGCCACCCACAGGAGGGGCGCAGAGcacacctcccacccctcctCGTGGCTCCCGTCCCCGAAAAGCcctgaaggagggggagaggtctCCAGCTACGGGGCCAGCGATGGGTCCTCGCCCCCCCCCGCTGTCCTGTCCGGTCCAGTCCCAGGCTTGGcccgcccctgcctccctccccggcACTCCTCCAGTGACTGCTTTAATGAGTTCCTGGCCCTCTAATTAGCAGGTGCGGCTTTGAAAGGAAGCGCCTGGTGTTTACCTTGCTCCGAGCCTTTAATAACCGAGCCCAGGCGGCGGGCTGGCTCCCGCCTAATCCCCCCTGAGCAGGGCTTAATGAGCCTGGCGCAGAGCGAGCGGAGCCTGCCTGCCCTCGCCAGGCCCAAGgcgccctcccccggcccctcgGCCTCCTGCACCCGAGCCCCGGGGTGCAGGCTCCTCCTCAGGCCTCGGGACCCCGCCGGCCACCCCACCTTCACATCCACACGCGtgggccccgggggtgggggccaGGGACCTGGGGCAGccccggaggaggagggggctgggggggggcagatgGCAGAGGTCACAGGACCCACAGGGGTTGGGCAGGCGACCTGCAGTCATGGTCACACGGGGCCTCCTGTCCTCACCCAGCACCCATCCAAAGCGGGCCACCCCGGCTCCTCTGCCCAGCAGGAGACACGGCAGAGGATGGCTGGGTGGTCTCTGtccctgcccggccccgcccagcctccATGTGCCCCCAGCAGCGCCTGGCCGGCCCCCGCGCTCTGAGGGCGTCTTCCAcagcctccttctttctttcaagtAAACGGCTGAGCCGGGGGctgcgggggaaggggggggtggaggccccgcccaccgcgtgGAGCCGCTTGGAAGCGCTGCtgcgtggaggggagggaggaggagcgagCCCCGGCCTggcgctccccccaccccgctggGCCTTTATCTGGCTCAGCCGGCTCTTCCGGCAGCCCCACCCGCGGCCCGccctccagcccccccagcccctcccgcgCTTGGGCTTCCTGCCTTCCAGCCGCCGAGCCTCCCTATGCCCGCACCGCCACGCACACATTGGGCTCCTGGGGCACGCAGGGTCGGAGGTCAGCGGGATGGAGCCGTCGGAAGGTGGGGTCTCGCGGGTGGCAGCACCTGCTGTCAGCCCTGCGGCCCGCGGAGGGCTGCTGCCCGGAGCTGCAGAGCCCGGGTTTGCGGGGACCGGAACTTGCCGTCAATGCCGCCAGCCACAAATGCCCGGGACAGTGGAACCCGCCCAATGCCCTCGGGGAGGCTCTGGGGACAGCGGAACCCGCCCAATGCCCTCGGGGAGGCTCTGGGGACAGCGGAACCCGCCCGATGCCCTCGGGGAGGCTCTGGGGACAGCGGAACCCGCCCGATGCCCTCGGGGAGGCTCTGGGGACAGCGGAACCCGCCCGATGCCCTCGGGGAGGCTCTGGGGGACAGTGGAGCCCGCCCGATGCCCTCGGGGAGGCTCTGGGGGACAGCGGAACCCGCCCGATGCCCTCGGGGAGGCTCTGGGGACAGCGGAACCCGCCCGATGCCCTCGGGGAGGCTCTGGGGACAGCGGAACCCGCCCGATGCCCTCGGGGAGGCTCTGGGGGACAGTGGAACCCGCCCGATGCCCTCGGGGAGGCTCTTCGGGGAAGCGGAACCCGCCCGATGCCCTCGGGGAGGCTCTGGGGGACAGCGGAGCCCGCCCGATGCCCTCGGGGAGGCTCTGGGGACAGCGGAGCCCGCCCGATGCCCTCGGGGAGGCTCTGGGGGACAGTGGAGCCCGCCCGATGCCCTCGGGGAGGCTCTGGGGGACAGCGGAACCCGCCCGATGCCCTCGGGGAGGCTCTGGGGACAGCGGAACCCGCCCGATGCCCTCGGGGAGGCTCTGGGGACAGCGGAACCCGCCCGATGCCCTCGGGGAGGCTCTGGGGGACAGTGGAACCCGCCCGATGCCCTCGGGGAGGCTCTTCGGGGAAGCGGAACCCGCCCGATGCCCTCGGGGAGGCTCTGGGGGACAGCGGAGCCCGCCCGATGCCCTCGGGGAGGCTCTGGGGACAG is drawn from Perognathus longimembris pacificus isolate PPM17 chromosome 10, ASM2315922v1, whole genome shotgun sequence and contains these coding sequences:
- the LOC125358398 gene encoding collagen alpha-1(I) chain-like yields the protein METVWLVTSSFMCLRICAIKPKCPAETDGAASRRRGERRAGLQGASWNTLIHRSPPARLPRPRATDPPAPAGPARARSPGAACPRRGPARVEAHLALQGLPGRCRHRAPNRAGTFHQGDGRETPARGCCVYPAWPGHKRETERQRPAVTPSWGLESIPSASTATVLPGDTRAGGPRDPGVVIHTAHPTATPGPRREEGAQTDRQTEEGIRCPGYTREEEGVRGESAHVRLCRCHLKVVPESSPRPVVHTGNRSTREPAWAARPDPAPDDTRGSWNLYDASATGLFNTGLAAAEPPYARTATHTLGSWGTQGRRSAGWSRRKVGSRGWQHLLSALRPAEGCCPELQSPGLRGPELAVNAASHKCPGQWNPPNALGEALGTAEPAQCPRGGSGDSGTRPMPSGRLWGQRNPPDALGEALGTAEPARCPRGGSGGQWSPPDALGEALGDSGTRPMPSGRLWGQRNPPDALGEALGTAEPARCPRGGSGGQWNPPDALGEALRGSGTRPMPSGRLWGTAEPARCPRGGSGDSGARPMPSGRLWGTVEPARCPRGGSGGQRNPPDALGEALGTAEPARCPRGGSGDSGTRPMPSGRLWGTVEPARCPRGGSSGKRNPPDALGEALGDSGARPMPSGRLWGQRSPPDALGEALGDSGTRPMPSGRLWGQRNRLMPSGRLWGQWNLPDALWEALGDSGTRPMPSGRLWGQRNPPDALGEALGTAEPARCPRGGSGGQRNPPDALGEALGDSGGQGWGASTPAQPRPVPAGSRAPIHSDAQVAQPPRLARTVAGERNGVLEAHGPRHPPRSPAGCHPSASASAGRRLALSDTEGQSTGLAPPPAGHERRFAPGPGFPPQQGRPGSPHRRRASARVPHALPPYLRAPARHPRRVTVQRAQDELCQLSPEGGSGQAFAGRAASRPPAAAPGTQAGLPDALCSQGYKTGEQQYHSPSVTTPCGPTEPAPAEPVTQQAPGKRQPPPLCHSARSTQVSSLVLIGIGRPVPEAKSHPGPPAEVQGR